A portion of the Enterobacter sp. SA187 genome contains these proteins:
- the bioD gene encoding dethiobiotin synthase, with protein sequence MTERYFVTGTDTEVGKTVASCALLQAATARGKRTAGYKPVASGSEMTLDGLRNSDALALQCHASLTLDYEAVNPYIFAEPTSPHIVSADQGIPIDFGVMSAGLRALETQADWVLVEGAGGWFTPLTERQSYADWVRQEALPVILVVGVKLGCINHAMLTALAVRQAGLRLAGWIANDVQPPGKRHAEYLETLRRVLPAPFLGEIPWLADAPLERQNGHYLDLSGLDPASSSGK encoded by the coding sequence GTGACTGAACGCTATTTTGTCACCGGTACGGACACCGAAGTGGGGAAAACCGTCGCCAGCTGCGCGCTGTTGCAGGCGGCAACCGCGCGGGGAAAACGCACTGCGGGTTATAAACCTGTGGCCTCCGGCAGCGAGATGACCCTGGACGGGCTGCGCAACAGCGACGCGCTGGCCCTGCAATGCCACGCCAGCCTGACGCTGGACTATGAGGCGGTAAATCCCTATATCTTTGCCGAGCCGACCTCGCCGCATATCGTCAGCGCCGATCAGGGGATCCCCATTGATTTTGGCGTGATGTCAGCAGGCTTACGCGCGCTGGAAACACAGGCGGACTGGGTGCTGGTGGAAGGCGCTGGCGGCTGGTTCACCCCGCTGACAGAACGCCAGAGTTATGCGGACTGGGTGAGACAGGAAGCGCTGCCGGTAATACTTGTGGTCGGCGTGAAGCTCGGCTGTATTAATCATGCGATGCTTACCGCGCTGGCGGTACGTCAGGCGGGGTTACGGCTGGCAGGCTGGATCGCCAACGACGTGCAGCCGCCGGGCAAACGTCATGCGGAGTATCTGGAAACGCTGCGACGCGTGCTGCCCGCCCCTTTTCTGGGGGAGATCCCCTGGCTTGCAGACGCGCCGCTGGAACGGCAAAACGGTCATTATCTTGATCTCAGCGGTCTTGATCCTGCGTCATCCAGTGGGAAATAA
- a CDS encoding ABC transporter ATP-binding protein — protein MLRLRAVNQYYGDQHTLWNVDLDLVPGTCTTVMGLQGMGKTTLVNCITGNLPIESGSIIWQEASAPPLDLLQVTAAHRTAMGIGYVPQDRRIFSQLTVEENLHIAMLAAGEPGCAVTPAIYDLFPELYALRQVKGAGLSEDDQYQLALARALVTQPRLLILDEPTRGAGQAFIHKLGNLLVRLNQDLGMTILLAEQHLSFIRRVADRFCLLHRGRNVAQGHVHQLDDQLISHWMTQDQDR, from the coding sequence ATGTTACGTCTACGCGCAGTAAATCAGTATTACGGCGATCAGCATACGCTGTGGAACGTGGATTTAGATTTAGTGCCCGGCACCTGTACCACGGTGATGGGCTTACAGGGGATGGGGAAAACCACGCTGGTAAACTGTATCACCGGCAATCTGCCCATAGAGAGCGGCAGCATTATCTGGCAGGAAGCCAGCGCCCCGCCGCTGGATCTGTTACAGGTGACGGCGGCGCACCGCACGGCGATGGGGATTGGTTATGTGCCGCAGGATCGGCGGATCTTTTCCCAGCTGACGGTCGAGGAAAATCTGCATATTGCGATGCTGGCGGCAGGCGAGCCGGGCTGTGCGGTGACACCGGCGATCTACGATCTCTTTCCGGAACTGTACGCGCTGCGCCAGGTAAAGGGCGCGGGCTTGTCCGAAGACGACCAGTATCAGCTGGCGCTGGCCCGCGCACTGGTCACCCAACCGCGTTTGCTGATCCTTGATGAACCGACGCGGGGCGCGGGCCAGGCCTTTATCCATAAGCTCGGCAATTTACTGGTGCGGCTGAATCAGGATCTCGGCATGACCATCCTGCTGGCGGAGCAGCATTTGTCGTTTATCCGCCGCGTTGCCGACCGCTTCTGCCTGCTGCATCGCGGGCGCAACGTGGCGCAGGGGCATGTGCATCAGTTAGATGACCAGCTTATTTCCCACTGGATGACGCAGGATCAAGACCGCTGA
- the uvrB gene encoding excinuclease ABC subunit UvrB, producing MSKPFKLNSAFKPSGDQPEAIRRLKEGLEDGLAHQTLLGVTGSGKTFTIANVIADLQRPTMVLAPNKTLAAQLYGEMKEFFPDNAVEYFVSYYDYYQPEAYVPSSDTFIEKDSSVNEHIEQMRLSATKALLERRDVVVVASVSAIYGLGDPDLYLKMMLHLTTGMIIDQRAIVRRLAELQYTRNDQAFQRGTFRVRGEVIDIFPAESDDMALRVELFDEEVERLSLFDPLTGHVESSIQRFTVYPKTHYVTPRERIVQAMEEIKVDLADRRQTLLANNKLLEEQRLTQRTQFDLEMMNELGYCSGVENYSRYLSGRGPGEAPPTLFDYLPADGLLVVDESHVTIPQIGGMYRGDRARKETLVEYGFRLPSALDNRPMKFEEFEALAPQTIYVSATPGPYELEKSGEDIVDQVVRPTGLLDPIIEVRPVATQVDDLLSEIRKRVAINERVLVTTLTKRMAEDLTEYLEEHGEKVRYLHSDIDTVERMEIIRDLRLGEFDVLVGINLLREGLDMPEVSLVAILDADKEGFLRSERSLIQTIGRAARNVNGKAILYGDRITASMAKAISETERRREKQHQYNVEHGITPQGLNKKVVDILALGENIAKTKAKGRGKSRSPVVEESLERLLTPKAMQQKIHELEAQMMQHAQNLEFEEAAAVRDQLHQLRELFIAAS from the coding sequence ATGAGTAAACCGTTCAAACTGAATTCTGCGTTTAAACCTTCTGGCGATCAGCCAGAGGCCATCCGTCGCCTGAAAGAAGGGCTGGAAGACGGACTGGCGCACCAAACCTTGCTGGGGGTAACCGGTTCAGGGAAAACGTTCACCATCGCTAATGTGATCGCCGACCTTCAGCGTCCGACCATGGTGCTGGCGCCTAACAAAACCCTGGCCGCGCAGCTCTATGGCGAGATGAAAGAGTTCTTCCCGGATAACGCCGTGGAATATTTCGTCTCCTACTACGATTACTACCAGCCGGAAGCCTATGTGCCGAGCTCTGACACCTTTATCGAAAAAGATTCGTCGGTGAACGAGCATATCGAACAGATGCGTCTGTCGGCGACCAAAGCCCTGCTGGAGCGTCGTGACGTGGTGGTGGTGGCTTCCGTATCGGCCATTTACGGTCTGGGCGATCCTGATCTGTACCTGAAAATGATGCTGCACCTGACCACCGGTATGATCATCGATCAGCGCGCCATCGTGCGCCGCCTGGCGGAGTTGCAATACACCCGTAACGATCAGGCGTTCCAGCGCGGCACATTCCGCGTGCGCGGCGAAGTGATCGATATTTTCCCGGCGGAATCCGACGATATGGCGCTGCGCGTCGAACTGTTCGACGAAGAGGTGGAGCGCCTGTCGCTGTTTGATCCGCTTACCGGGCATGTGGAATCGTCTATCCAGCGCTTTACCGTGTATCCGAAAACGCACTATGTAACGCCGCGCGAACGTATCGTGCAGGCGATGGAAGAGATCAAAGTCGATCTCGCCGACCGCCGTCAGACCCTGCTTGCTAATAATAAACTGCTGGAAGAGCAGCGCCTGACGCAGCGCACCCAGTTTGACCTCGAAATGATGAACGAACTGGGCTATTGCTCCGGGGTGGAAAACTACTCCCGCTACCTTTCCGGTCGCGGGCCGGGGGAAGCGCCGCCAACGCTGTTTGACTATCTGCCTGCGGATGGCCTGCTGGTGGTGGACGAATCCCACGTCACCATCCCGCAGATCGGCGGCATGTACCGTGGCGACCGCGCGCGAAAAGAGACGCTGGTGGAATATGGCTTCCGTCTGCCGTCGGCGCTGGATAACCGTCCGATGAAATTTGAAGAGTTCGAAGCCCTGGCGCCGCAGACCATCTACGTGTCGGCGACGCCGGGTCCTTACGAGCTGGAAAAATCAGGGGAAGATATTGTCGACCAGGTGGTGCGTCCGACCGGCCTGCTGGATCCGATTATCGAAGTGCGCCCGGTGGCGACCCAGGTGGACGATCTGCTTTCCGAGATCCGCAAGCGCGTCGCCATCAACGAGCGTGTGCTGGTCACCACGCTCACCAAACGTATGGCCGAGGATTTGACCGAGTACCTCGAAGAGCATGGCGAAAAGGTGCGCTATCTGCACTCAGATATCGATACCGTGGAGCGTATGGAGATCATCCGCGACCTGCGTCTTGGCGAATTTGACGTGCTGGTGGGCATTAACCTCTTGCGTGAGGGGCTGGATATGCCGGAGGTGTCGCTGGTGGCGATCCTCGATGCCGACAAAGAAGGCTTCCTGCGTTCTGAACGCTCGCTGATCCAGACCATCGGTCGCGCGGCGCGTAACGTTAACGGTAAAGCCATTCTCTACGGCGATCGCATCACCGCGTCGATGGCGAAAGCCATCAGCGAAACCGAACGTCGTCGCGAGAAACAGCACCAGTACAACGTCGAGCACGGCATTACGCCGCAGGGTCTGAACAAGAAAGTGGTGGATATTCTGGCGCTGGGCGAGAACATCGCGAAAACCAAAGCGAAAGGCCGCGGTAAGTCCCGCTCGCCGGTGGTGGAAGAGAGCCTGGAACGCCTGCTGACGCCAAAAGCGATGCAGCAGAAGATCCACGAACTGGAAGCGCAGATGATGCAGCACGCGCAAAATCTGGAGTTCGAAGAAGCCGCTGCCGTGCGCGACCAGCTGCACCAGCTGCGGGAATTGTTTATCGCGGCGTCCTGA
- the vapB gene encoding type II toxin-antitoxin system VapB family antitoxin, which translates to MRTVSIFKNGNNRAIRLPRDLDFDGVNELEIIREGDTIILRPVKPSWGSFSQEEKADKDFMQEREDIVSDEGRFKL; encoded by the coding sequence ATGAGAACGGTATCGATATTCAAAAATGGCAATAACCGTGCAATACGTTTGCCCCGTGATCTGGATTTTGACGGCGTGAACGAACTGGAAATCATAAGGGAAGGCGACACCATCATCCTGCGACCAGTTAAACCCTCCTGGGGTTCATTTTCGCAGGAAGAAAAAGCCGACAAGGATTTCATGCAGGAGCGTGAAGATATCGTCAGCGACGAGGGACGTTTTAAATTATGA
- a CDS encoding type II toxin-antitoxin system VapC family toxin, which translates to MSMTYMLDTNICSFIMREQPASVLTRLEQAVMRRNRIVVSAITYAEMQFGAIGKKASPRHGQLVQAFCARLDAILPWDRAAVDATTRIKVALAAAGTPVGANDAAIAGHAIAANVILVTNNIREFARIPGLILEDWAE; encoded by the coding sequence ATGAGCATGACCTACATGCTGGATACCAATATTTGCTCATTTATTATGCGTGAGCAGCCAGCGTCGGTATTAACACGGCTGGAGCAGGCTGTAATGCGCCGCAACCGTATTGTGGTATCCGCTATTACCTACGCAGAAATGCAGTTTGGCGCTATCGGTAAAAAAGCCTCACCGCGGCACGGGCAGCTGGTGCAGGCGTTCTGCGCCCGCCTCGATGCCATACTGCCCTGGGATCGCGCTGCCGTTGATGCCACCACCAGGATCAAGGTTGCGCTGGCGGCGGCGGGTACGCCTGTTGGTGCCAACGATGCCGCTATCGCCGGACATGCTATCGCCGCCAATGTTATTCTGGTGACTAATAATATACGTGAATTTGCGCGGATACCGGGTTTGATCCTTGAAGACTGGGCGGAATAA